Proteins encoded in a region of the Lepeophtheirus salmonis chromosome 6, UVic_Lsal_1.4, whole genome shotgun sequence genome:
- the PIG-G gene encoding GPI ethanolamine phosphate transferase 2 isoform X4, protein MGLSNDDFMLKRADSDKRLFDIKSYSTFTSLGLVARVSCPTVTLPRIKAISTGSIPGYVDVVINFDSAALMEDSLIKRWRDASRNIVYYGDDTWIKLFPDSFLRNEGTSSFFVSDFHQVDDNVTRNLPHEFEKSDWDVMILHYLGLDHIGHVFGPTSSLIPSKLTEMEDVIEKLIVDLEKKGWKDDFPPLILVLGDHGMADIGGHGGSTIPETITPVIALSPIFNASQSLGSSKVIQQTDLAVTLSWLTGVSIPKNSMGTLVDGIVSSVEVNPVYQKLSALYNLKQIYRIVEQNSLNDQIGSNHEIFFNGVKSQNQSMREVLAYVEFVQTVLFDNVLEYNYVYMILGCGSIFTTVVILLVKSLTYEIFIRSKVILMFHLLRLLSLASTSFIEEEHQVSYFLTMTLFMTMDPSFELLVVMLAYRGARTLNQTGDKWAHLPDVSDWLNNHGYIRSSLFLFSIMGLWVLRARQEGIILIDKLSSIVLMVCVVSQKIADNSVLTDIIPISHIFSERGVYEAQIVYLGCVVIACVKAIIYKKTSRTNDGHAIFEVLMDSFIPLICVLNRAENVCLIFLSVYAESVIWSKIKDNTNGFKSALLYYMFGLCAFFHQGNSTSSLSKVDVNRGYIGISSFNSITVGSLLMISTYSGPLLWLILLYKRLDKTHHKYSLDASILLLGVEAVFFMIIITAQRFHLFIWTVFSPKLLYLSVNYFLFTVMHSFLSLCIYGFNSL, encoded by the exons ATGGGCCTTTCAAACGATGATTTTATGCTTAAACGAGCCGATTCCGATAAAcgtttatttgatataaagagTTATTCAACATTTACTTCCCTTGGGCTCGTTGCTCGGGTCTCGTGTCCAACCGTCACATTGCCACGAATCAAG GCTATTTCCACCGGTAGTATCCCTGGATATGTCGACgttgttattaattttgattctgCAGCATTAATGGAAGATTCTCTTATCAAGAGATGGAGGGACGCGTCTAGAAATATTGTGTATTATGGAGATGATACATGGATTAAGCTCTTCCCGGATAGCTTTTTACGAAATGAAGGAACCTCCTCTTTTTTTGTATCAGATTTCCATCAGGTCGATGACAATGTTACCCGAAATTTACCCCATGAATTTGAGAAATCAGATTGGGATGTAATGATCCTTCATTACTTAGGTCTTGATCACATTGGACATGTATTCGGTCCTACTAGCTCTTTAATTCCTTCAAAACTTACTGAAATGGAAGATGTAATTGAAAAGCTGATAGTcgacttagaaaaaaaa GGTTGGAAAGATGATTTTCCACCTTTGATCCTGGTTCTTGGAGATCATGGAATGGCTGATATTGGTGGGCATGGTGGGTCTACAATTCCAGAAACTATTACTCCAGTCATTGCGTTGAGTCCTATTTTCAATGCTTCTCAGTCATTG GGAAGTTCCAAAGTTATTCAACAAACAGACTTGGCTGTCACCTTGTCTTGGTTAACTGGTGTTTCGATCCCGAAAAATAGTATGGGTACCTTAGTTGACGGAATTGTTTCATCTGTCGAGGTCAATCCTGTGTATCAAAAACTGTCAGCCCTGTATAATCTTAAGCAGATTTATCGGATAGTGGaacaaaattctttaaatgatCAGATTG GCTCCAATCATGAAATCTTCTTTAATGGAGTGAAAAGTCAAAACCAATCTATGAGGGAAGTTCTTGCCTATGTGGAGTTTGTACAAactgttttatttgataatgtcctGGAGTATAACTACGTATATATGATTTTAGGATGTGGATCTATTTTTACAACG GTCGTTATTTTACTTGTAAAAAGCTTAACCTacgaaatatttattagaagtaAAGTAATTTTGATGTTTCATCTCCTTCGCCTTCTTTCATTGGCATCCACATCGTTTATCGAAGAAGAACATCAAGTATCATACTTTTTAACTATGACTTTATTCATGACGATGGATCCTTCGTTTGAGCTCTTGGTAGTTATGCTTGCGTATAGAGGGGCTCGAACACTCAATCAAACTGGTGACAAATGGGCCCATCTACCAGATGTATCTGACTGGTTAAATAATCATGGTTATATTCGATCTTCTCTgttccttttttcaattatggGTCTTTGGGTACTGAGAGCAAGGCAAGAAgggattattttaattgataaattgtcATCTATTGTTCTCATGGTTTGTGTTGTAAGCCAAAAAATTGCTGACAACTCTGTATTAACTGACATAATTCCTATCAGCCATATCTTTTCGGAGAG AGGAGTATATGAAGCTCAAATCGTGTATTTAGGTTGTGTTGTAATTGCTTGCGTAAAggcaataatttataaaaaaacatcaagaaCAAATGATGGGCATGCTATATTTGAAGTCTTAATGGACTCTTTTATTCCGCTGATATGTGTTCTGAACCGAGCAGAGAATGTATGCCTCATCTTTCTCTCTGTATATGCGGAATCCGTTATTTGGTCCAAGATAAAAGATAATACAAATGGATTCAAATCAGCCCTTCTTTATTACATGTTTGGCCTCTGTGCGTTCTTTCATCAG ggtAATAGTACCTCCAGTCTTTCAAAGGTAGACGTCAATAGGGGGTATATCGGTATATCATCTTTCAACTCCATTACTGTCGGATCCTTGCTCATGATTTCCACATATAGTGGTCCACTATTATGGCTGATATTATTGTACAAAAGATTGGACAAGACTCATCATAAATACAGCTTGGATGCTTCCATACTTTTACTTGGAGTTGAAGCcgttttttttatgattataatcaCTGCACAacgttttcatttatttatttggactGTATTCTCTCCTAAGTTGTTGTACTTAAgtgttaactattttttattcacagTAATGCATTCCTTTCTaagtttatgtatttatggCTTTAACTCTTTATAG
- the PIG-G gene encoding uncharacterized protein PIG-G isoform X1 — protein sequence MKMILKLVMFWIQILGFLWFLLGFFPLKTPLKGDAPSIREEEEEFPSLSLAWKRRVGQVVIVVVDALRADFVFNKTTLESMGLSNDDFMLKRADSDKRLFDIKSYSTFTSLGLVARVSCPTVTLPRIKAISTGSIPGYVDVVINFDSAALMEDSLIKRWRDASRNIVYYGDDTWIKLFPDSFLRNEGTSSFFVSDFHQVDDNVTRNLPHEFEKSDWDVMILHYLGLDHIGHVFGPTSSLIPSKLTEMEDVIEKLIVDLEKKGWKDDFPPLILVLGDHGMADIGGHGGSTIPETITPVIALSPIFNASQSLKVIQLFFVFVKGSSKVIQQTDLAVTLSWLTGVSIPKNSMGTLVDGIVSSVEVNPVYQKLSALYNLKQIYRIVEQNSLNDQIGSNHEIFFNGVKSQNQSMREVLAYVEFVQTVLFDNVLEYNYVYMILGCGSIFTTVVILLVKSLTYEIFIRSKVILMFHLLRLLSLASTSFIEEEHQVSYFLTMTLFMTMDPSFELLVVMLAYRGARTLNQTGDKWAHLPDVSDWLNNHGYIRSSLFLFSIMGLWVLRARQEGIILIDKLSSIVLMVCVVSQKIADNSVLTDIIPISHIFSERGVYEAQIVYLGCVVIACVKAIIYKKTSRTNDGHAIFEVLMDSFIPLICVLNRAENVCLIFLSVYAESVIWSKIKDNTNGFKSALLYYMFGLCAFFHQGNSTSSLSKVDVNRGYIGISSFNSITVGSLLMISTYSGPLLWLILLYKRLDKTHHKYSLDASILLLGVEAVFFMIIITAQRFHLFIWTVFSPKLLYLSVNYFLFTVMHSFLSLCIYGFNSL from the exons atgaaaatgattttaaagcTGGTCATGTTTTGGATCCAGATACTTGGGTTTTTGTGGTTTTTACTGGGATTCTTTCCATTGAAGACTCCTCTTAAGGGAGACGCTCCCTCAATaagggaggaagaagaagaattcCCATCCCTCAG TTTGGCTTGGAAAAGGAGAGTAGGACAAGTGGtcattgttgttgttgatgcCTTGAGGGCGGATTtcgtttttaataaaactacCCTTGAAAGTATGGGCCTTTCAAACGATGATTTTATGCTTAAACGAGCCGATTCCGATAAAcgtttatttgatataaagagTTATTCAACATTTACTTCCCTTGGGCTCGTTGCTCGGGTCTCGTGTCCAACCGTCACATTGCCACGAATCAAG GCTATTTCCACCGGTAGTATCCCTGGATATGTCGACgttgttattaattttgattctgCAGCATTAATGGAAGATTCTCTTATCAAGAGATGGAGGGACGCGTCTAGAAATATTGTGTATTATGGAGATGATACATGGATTAAGCTCTTCCCGGATAGCTTTTTACGAAATGAAGGAACCTCCTCTTTTTTTGTATCAGATTTCCATCAGGTCGATGACAATGTTACCCGAAATTTACCCCATGAATTTGAGAAATCAGATTGGGATGTAATGATCCTTCATTACTTAGGTCTTGATCACATTGGACATGTATTCGGTCCTACTAGCTCTTTAATTCCTTCAAAACTTACTGAAATGGAAGATGTAATTGAAAAGCTGATAGTcgacttagaaaaaaaa GGTTGGAAAGATGATTTTCCACCTTTGATCCTGGTTCTTGGAGATCATGGAATGGCTGATATTGGTGGGCATGGTGGGTCTACAATTCCAGAAACTATTACTCCAGTCATTGCGTTGAGTCCTATTTTCAATGCTTCTCAGTCATTG AAagttatacaacttttttttgtctttgtgaAGGGAAGTTCCAAAGTTATTCAACAAACAGACTTGGCTGTCACCTTGTCTTGGTTAACTGGTGTTTCGATCCCGAAAAATAGTATGGGTACCTTAGTTGACGGAATTGTTTCATCTGTCGAGGTCAATCCTGTGTATCAAAAACTGTCAGCCCTGTATAATCTTAAGCAGATTTATCGGATAGTGGaacaaaattctttaaatgatCAGATTG GCTCCAATCATGAAATCTTCTTTAATGGAGTGAAAAGTCAAAACCAATCTATGAGGGAAGTTCTTGCCTATGTGGAGTTTGTACAAactgttttatttgataatgtcctGGAGTATAACTACGTATATATGATTTTAGGATGTGGATCTATTTTTACAACG GTCGTTATTTTACTTGTAAAAAGCTTAACCTacgaaatatttattagaagtaAAGTAATTTTGATGTTTCATCTCCTTCGCCTTCTTTCATTGGCATCCACATCGTTTATCGAAGAAGAACATCAAGTATCATACTTTTTAACTATGACTTTATTCATGACGATGGATCCTTCGTTTGAGCTCTTGGTAGTTATGCTTGCGTATAGAGGGGCTCGAACACTCAATCAAACTGGTGACAAATGGGCCCATCTACCAGATGTATCTGACTGGTTAAATAATCATGGTTATATTCGATCTTCTCTgttccttttttcaattatggGTCTTTGGGTACTGAGAGCAAGGCAAGAAgggattattttaattgataaattgtcATCTATTGTTCTCATGGTTTGTGTTGTAAGCCAAAAAATTGCTGACAACTCTGTATTAACTGACATAATTCCTATCAGCCATATCTTTTCGGAGAG AGGAGTATATGAAGCTCAAATCGTGTATTTAGGTTGTGTTGTAATTGCTTGCGTAAAggcaataatttataaaaaaacatcaagaaCAAATGATGGGCATGCTATATTTGAAGTCTTAATGGACTCTTTTATTCCGCTGATATGTGTTCTGAACCGAGCAGAGAATGTATGCCTCATCTTTCTCTCTGTATATGCGGAATCCGTTATTTGGTCCAAGATAAAAGATAATACAAATGGATTCAAATCAGCCCTTCTTTATTACATGTTTGGCCTCTGTGCGTTCTTTCATCAG ggtAATAGTACCTCCAGTCTTTCAAAGGTAGACGTCAATAGGGGGTATATCGGTATATCATCTTTCAACTCCATTACTGTCGGATCCTTGCTCATGATTTCCACATATAGTGGTCCACTATTATGGCTGATATTATTGTACAAAAGATTGGACAAGACTCATCATAAATACAGCTTGGATGCTTCCATACTTTTACTTGGAGTTGAAGCcgttttttttatgattataatcaCTGCACAacgttttcatttatttatttggactGTATTCTCTCCTAAGTTGTTGTACTTAAgtgttaactattttttattcacagTAATGCATTCCTTTCTaagtttatgtatttatggCTTTAACTCTTTATAG
- the PIG-G gene encoding uncharacterized protein PIG-G isoform X2 — protein MKMILKLVMFWIQILGFLWFLLGFFPLKTPLKGDAPSIREEEEEFPSLSLAWKRRVGQVVIVVVDALRADFVFNKTTLESMGLSNDDFMLKRADSDKRLFDIKSYSTFTSLGLVARVSCPTVTLPRIKAISTGSIPGYVDVVINFDSAALMEDSLIKRWRDASRNIVYYGDDTWIKLFPDSFLRNEGTSSFFVSDFHQVDDNVTRNLPHEFEKSDWDVMILHYLGLDHIGHVFGPTSSLIPSKLTEMEDVIEKLIVDLEKKGWKDDFPPLILVLGDHGMADIGGHGGSTIPETITPVIALSPIFNASQSLGSSKVIQQTDLAVTLSWLTGVSIPKNSMGTLVDGIVSSVEVNPVYQKLSALYNLKQIYRIVEQNSLNDQIGSNHEIFFNGVKSQNQSMREVLAYVEFVQTVLFDNVLEYNYVYMILGCGSIFTTVVILLVKSLTYEIFIRSKVILMFHLLRLLSLASTSFIEEEHQVSYFLTMTLFMTMDPSFELLVVMLAYRGARTLNQTGDKWAHLPDVSDWLNNHGYIRSSLFLFSIMGLWVLRARQEGIILIDKLSSIVLMVCVVSQKIADNSVLTDIIPISHIFSERGVYEAQIVYLGCVVIACVKAIIYKKTSRTNDGHAIFEVLMDSFIPLICVLNRAENVCLIFLSVYAESVIWSKIKDNTNGFKSALLYYMFGLCAFFHQGNSTSSLSKVDVNRGYIGISSFNSITVGSLLMISTYSGPLLWLILLYKRLDKTHHKYSLDASILLLGVEAVFFMIIITAQRFHLFIWTVFSPKLLYLSVNYFLFTVMHSFLSLCIYGFNSL, from the exons atgaaaatgattttaaagcTGGTCATGTTTTGGATCCAGATACTTGGGTTTTTGTGGTTTTTACTGGGATTCTTTCCATTGAAGACTCCTCTTAAGGGAGACGCTCCCTCAATaagggaggaagaagaagaattcCCATCCCTCAG TTTGGCTTGGAAAAGGAGAGTAGGACAAGTGGtcattgttgttgttgatgcCTTGAGGGCGGATTtcgtttttaataaaactacCCTTGAAAGTATGGGCCTTTCAAACGATGATTTTATGCTTAAACGAGCCGATTCCGATAAAcgtttatttgatataaagagTTATTCAACATTTACTTCCCTTGGGCTCGTTGCTCGGGTCTCGTGTCCAACCGTCACATTGCCACGAATCAAG GCTATTTCCACCGGTAGTATCCCTGGATATGTCGACgttgttattaattttgattctgCAGCATTAATGGAAGATTCTCTTATCAAGAGATGGAGGGACGCGTCTAGAAATATTGTGTATTATGGAGATGATACATGGATTAAGCTCTTCCCGGATAGCTTTTTACGAAATGAAGGAACCTCCTCTTTTTTTGTATCAGATTTCCATCAGGTCGATGACAATGTTACCCGAAATTTACCCCATGAATTTGAGAAATCAGATTGGGATGTAATGATCCTTCATTACTTAGGTCTTGATCACATTGGACATGTATTCGGTCCTACTAGCTCTTTAATTCCTTCAAAACTTACTGAAATGGAAGATGTAATTGAAAAGCTGATAGTcgacttagaaaaaaaa GGTTGGAAAGATGATTTTCCACCTTTGATCCTGGTTCTTGGAGATCATGGAATGGCTGATATTGGTGGGCATGGTGGGTCTACAATTCCAGAAACTATTACTCCAGTCATTGCGTTGAGTCCTATTTTCAATGCTTCTCAGTCATTG GGAAGTTCCAAAGTTATTCAACAAACAGACTTGGCTGTCACCTTGTCTTGGTTAACTGGTGTTTCGATCCCGAAAAATAGTATGGGTACCTTAGTTGACGGAATTGTTTCATCTGTCGAGGTCAATCCTGTGTATCAAAAACTGTCAGCCCTGTATAATCTTAAGCAGATTTATCGGATAGTGGaacaaaattctttaaatgatCAGATTG GCTCCAATCATGAAATCTTCTTTAATGGAGTGAAAAGTCAAAACCAATCTATGAGGGAAGTTCTTGCCTATGTGGAGTTTGTACAAactgttttatttgataatgtcctGGAGTATAACTACGTATATATGATTTTAGGATGTGGATCTATTTTTACAACG GTCGTTATTTTACTTGTAAAAAGCTTAACCTacgaaatatttattagaagtaAAGTAATTTTGATGTTTCATCTCCTTCGCCTTCTTTCATTGGCATCCACATCGTTTATCGAAGAAGAACATCAAGTATCATACTTTTTAACTATGACTTTATTCATGACGATGGATCCTTCGTTTGAGCTCTTGGTAGTTATGCTTGCGTATAGAGGGGCTCGAACACTCAATCAAACTGGTGACAAATGGGCCCATCTACCAGATGTATCTGACTGGTTAAATAATCATGGTTATATTCGATCTTCTCTgttccttttttcaattatggGTCTTTGGGTACTGAGAGCAAGGCAAGAAgggattattttaattgataaattgtcATCTATTGTTCTCATGGTTTGTGTTGTAAGCCAAAAAATTGCTGACAACTCTGTATTAACTGACATAATTCCTATCAGCCATATCTTTTCGGAGAG AGGAGTATATGAAGCTCAAATCGTGTATTTAGGTTGTGTTGTAATTGCTTGCGTAAAggcaataatttataaaaaaacatcaagaaCAAATGATGGGCATGCTATATTTGAAGTCTTAATGGACTCTTTTATTCCGCTGATATGTGTTCTGAACCGAGCAGAGAATGTATGCCTCATCTTTCTCTCTGTATATGCGGAATCCGTTATTTGGTCCAAGATAAAAGATAATACAAATGGATTCAAATCAGCCCTTCTTTATTACATGTTTGGCCTCTGTGCGTTCTTTCATCAG ggtAATAGTACCTCCAGTCTTTCAAAGGTAGACGTCAATAGGGGGTATATCGGTATATCATCTTTCAACTCCATTACTGTCGGATCCTTGCTCATGATTTCCACATATAGTGGTCCACTATTATGGCTGATATTATTGTACAAAAGATTGGACAAGACTCATCATAAATACAGCTTGGATGCTTCCATACTTTTACTTGGAGTTGAAGCcgttttttttatgattataatcaCTGCACAacgttttcatttatttatttggactGTATTCTCTCCTAAGTTGTTGTACTTAAgtgttaactattttttattcacagTAATGCATTCCTTTCTaagtttatgtatttatggCTTTAACTCTTTATAG
- the PIG-G gene encoding GPI ethanolamine phosphate transferase 2 isoform X3: protein MGLSNDDFMLKRADSDKRLFDIKSYSTFTSLGLVARVSCPTVTLPRIKAISTGSIPGYVDVVINFDSAALMEDSLIKRWRDASRNIVYYGDDTWIKLFPDSFLRNEGTSSFFVSDFHQVDDNVTRNLPHEFEKSDWDVMILHYLGLDHIGHVFGPTSSLIPSKLTEMEDVIEKLIVDLEKKGWKDDFPPLILVLGDHGMADIGGHGGSTIPETITPVIALSPIFNASQSLKVIQLFFVFVKGSSKVIQQTDLAVTLSWLTGVSIPKNSMGTLVDGIVSSVEVNPVYQKLSALYNLKQIYRIVEQNSLNDQIGSNHEIFFNGVKSQNQSMREVLAYVEFVQTVLFDNVLEYNYVYMILGCGSIFTTVVILLVKSLTYEIFIRSKVILMFHLLRLLSLASTSFIEEEHQVSYFLTMTLFMTMDPSFELLVVMLAYRGARTLNQTGDKWAHLPDVSDWLNNHGYIRSSLFLFSIMGLWVLRARQEGIILIDKLSSIVLMVCVVSQKIADNSVLTDIIPISHIFSERGVYEAQIVYLGCVVIACVKAIIYKKTSRTNDGHAIFEVLMDSFIPLICVLNRAENVCLIFLSVYAESVIWSKIKDNTNGFKSALLYYMFGLCAFFHQGNSTSSLSKVDVNRGYIGISSFNSITVGSLLMISTYSGPLLWLILLYKRLDKTHHKYSLDASILLLGVEAVFFMIIITAQRFHLFIWTVFSPKLLYLSVNYFLFTVMHSFLSLCIYGFNSL, encoded by the exons ATGGGCCTTTCAAACGATGATTTTATGCTTAAACGAGCCGATTCCGATAAAcgtttatttgatataaagagTTATTCAACATTTACTTCCCTTGGGCTCGTTGCTCGGGTCTCGTGTCCAACCGTCACATTGCCACGAATCAAG GCTATTTCCACCGGTAGTATCCCTGGATATGTCGACgttgttattaattttgattctgCAGCATTAATGGAAGATTCTCTTATCAAGAGATGGAGGGACGCGTCTAGAAATATTGTGTATTATGGAGATGATACATGGATTAAGCTCTTCCCGGATAGCTTTTTACGAAATGAAGGAACCTCCTCTTTTTTTGTATCAGATTTCCATCAGGTCGATGACAATGTTACCCGAAATTTACCCCATGAATTTGAGAAATCAGATTGGGATGTAATGATCCTTCATTACTTAGGTCTTGATCACATTGGACATGTATTCGGTCCTACTAGCTCTTTAATTCCTTCAAAACTTACTGAAATGGAAGATGTAATTGAAAAGCTGATAGTcgacttagaaaaaaaa GGTTGGAAAGATGATTTTCCACCTTTGATCCTGGTTCTTGGAGATCATGGAATGGCTGATATTGGTGGGCATGGTGGGTCTACAATTCCAGAAACTATTACTCCAGTCATTGCGTTGAGTCCTATTTTCAATGCTTCTCAGTCATTG AAagttatacaacttttttttgtctttgtgaAGGGAAGTTCCAAAGTTATTCAACAAACAGACTTGGCTGTCACCTTGTCTTGGTTAACTGGTGTTTCGATCCCGAAAAATAGTATGGGTACCTTAGTTGACGGAATTGTTTCATCTGTCGAGGTCAATCCTGTGTATCAAAAACTGTCAGCCCTGTATAATCTTAAGCAGATTTATCGGATAGTGGaacaaaattctttaaatgatCAGATTG GCTCCAATCATGAAATCTTCTTTAATGGAGTGAAAAGTCAAAACCAATCTATGAGGGAAGTTCTTGCCTATGTGGAGTTTGTACAAactgttttatttgataatgtcctGGAGTATAACTACGTATATATGATTTTAGGATGTGGATCTATTTTTACAACG GTCGTTATTTTACTTGTAAAAAGCTTAACCTacgaaatatttattagaagtaAAGTAATTTTGATGTTTCATCTCCTTCGCCTTCTTTCATTGGCATCCACATCGTTTATCGAAGAAGAACATCAAGTATCATACTTTTTAACTATGACTTTATTCATGACGATGGATCCTTCGTTTGAGCTCTTGGTAGTTATGCTTGCGTATAGAGGGGCTCGAACACTCAATCAAACTGGTGACAAATGGGCCCATCTACCAGATGTATCTGACTGGTTAAATAATCATGGTTATATTCGATCTTCTCTgttccttttttcaattatggGTCTTTGGGTACTGAGAGCAAGGCAAGAAgggattattttaattgataaattgtcATCTATTGTTCTCATGGTTTGTGTTGTAAGCCAAAAAATTGCTGACAACTCTGTATTAACTGACATAATTCCTATCAGCCATATCTTTTCGGAGAG AGGAGTATATGAAGCTCAAATCGTGTATTTAGGTTGTGTTGTAATTGCTTGCGTAAAggcaataatttataaaaaaacatcaagaaCAAATGATGGGCATGCTATATTTGAAGTCTTAATGGACTCTTTTATTCCGCTGATATGTGTTCTGAACCGAGCAGAGAATGTATGCCTCATCTTTCTCTCTGTATATGCGGAATCCGTTATTTGGTCCAAGATAAAAGATAATACAAATGGATTCAAATCAGCCCTTCTTTATTACATGTTTGGCCTCTGTGCGTTCTTTCATCAG ggtAATAGTACCTCCAGTCTTTCAAAGGTAGACGTCAATAGGGGGTATATCGGTATATCATCTTTCAACTCCATTACTGTCGGATCCTTGCTCATGATTTCCACATATAGTGGTCCACTATTATGGCTGATATTATTGTACAAAAGATTGGACAAGACTCATCATAAATACAGCTTGGATGCTTCCATACTTTTACTTGGAGTTGAAGCcgttttttttatgattataatcaCTGCACAacgttttcatttatttatttggactGTATTCTCTCCTAAGTTGTTGTACTTAAgtgttaactattttttattcacagTAATGCATTCCTTTCTaagtttatgtatttatggCTTTAACTCTTTATAG